A genomic segment from Pseudobacteriovorax antillogorgiicola encodes:
- a CDS encoding orotidine 5'-phosphate decarboxylase, whose translation MTFIQKWLDAVDRKGSILCVNIDPAEPQQRANGVLPAGMSKLDWSLKLVEAVSPYAAAIKPNRQYFKDFSRDEMVQLNQAIHKHGMVSIDDSKIADIGDTNDAALYHAAQEGFDAVTYAPFPGNIAATCEAAKKHGMGLIPLVLMSNPEYAVMKNIPIAGQAFYEYLARESAAHDADGVVVGAPSAKNHLSLEELQRVKELIGPRTVLVPGIGAQGGDLEPIVNTFGDYAIVSVGRAIAYNDDPAATARNYFELIQKLRLS comes from the coding sequence ATGACTTTCATTCAAAAGTGGCTCGACGCCGTCGATCGCAAAGGCAGTATCTTATGTGTCAATATTGATCCTGCTGAACCTCAGCAAAGGGCAAATGGAGTTCTGCCTGCTGGAATGAGTAAGCTCGATTGGAGCCTTAAACTTGTGGAAGCGGTCTCTCCCTATGCAGCAGCCATCAAACCCAATAGACAGTACTTTAAGGACTTTAGTCGCGACGAGATGGTTCAGCTAAACCAGGCCATTCACAAGCATGGCATGGTAAGCATCGACGATAGTAAAATTGCTGACATTGGTGATACCAATGATGCAGCCCTCTATCATGCTGCTCAGGAAGGCTTTGATGCCGTCACCTACGCGCCTTTCCCTGGCAACATTGCAGCCACCTGTGAAGCAGCCAAAAAACATGGGATGGGATTAATTCCTCTGGTTCTCATGTCAAATCCAGAATATGCCGTGATGAAAAATATTCCGATCGCTGGCCAGGCTTTTTACGAGTACCTAGCAAGGGAGTCGGCTGCTCATGATGCAGACGGCGTGGTCGTTGGAGCACCAAGCGCGAAGAACCATTTGAGTCTGGAAGAACTCCAGAGAGTCAAGGAGCTCATTGGCCCACGAACCGTTCTGGTGCCCGGTATTGGAGCCCAAGGAGGCGACCTTGAGCCCATTGTAAACACCTTCGGGGATTATGCCATCGTCAGTGTTGGCCGCGCCATTGCCTATAACGACGATCCAGCTGCCACTGCCAGGAATTATTTTGAATTGATTCAGAAGCTTAGACTAAGCTAA
- a CDS encoding aromatic amino acid hydroxylase has translation MARTQDQLPQYLRKYCTEHDFDKYTARDHASWRYIMRRAVPFFRQHSVKGYEEGLAATGISLDRIPHIDEIDQALQKISWGAVPVCGFIPPWAFLEFQARKILPIATDMRTVDHIAYTPAPDIVHEAAGHAPILPDVDYNQYLAYYAKLGTKAIYSKQDLQLYEAVRYLSDIKEKYESTPEEIATAERRLQAAVKAFTYVSEAAKVGRMSWWTAEYGMVGSLDAPKIYGAGLLSSVGESKDAMTAKVRKLPLSLDCTNFSFNITEPQPQLFVAENMQHLHDVLHELDDTLSYRLGGQPALIKAIESEAVTTAVLDSGIAISGILGQSIAEDQSPVFLKYQGPVQLSWQESEMDGQGVARHAQGYSSPLGRLKRFPNKPFTKLTLAELEELKLRPGQRTELEYQSGFTVQGTVTELIRKAENLVLVTFTDCRVTRGSEVFFEPEWGEFDLIIGDLVASVYGGPADRESYGEHEIIDAQTSPGRDIPYSAEERQLFEQYQTVRELRQSENRSLKLEKAGALAQAALEHTPQEWLLLLELLELGQDHLGLAPQDQAWLGALQQHLGQPQNFRTDDQSLVKHGLSLLN, from the coding sequence ATGGCTAGAACCCAGGACCAACTACCGCAGTATCTGCGGAAGTATTGCACCGAGCATGATTTTGATAAGTACACGGCCCGGGATCACGCCTCTTGGCGTTACATCATGCGCCGCGCGGTGCCGTTTTTCCGACAGCATTCGGTGAAGGGCTACGAAGAGGGTCTCGCTGCTACTGGCATTTCCCTCGACCGCATTCCACATATCGATGAAATCGATCAAGCCTTGCAAAAGATCTCGTGGGGCGCTGTGCCGGTTTGTGGCTTTATACCGCCTTGGGCTTTTCTGGAATTTCAAGCCCGCAAAATTCTTCCTATTGCAACGGATATGAGAACCGTTGACCACATTGCTTACACCCCAGCACCCGATATCGTCCACGAAGCCGCTGGTCACGCGCCTATTCTACCTGATGTCGATTACAATCAGTATCTCGCTTACTACGCAAAACTCGGGACCAAGGCGATTTACTCCAAGCAAGACCTCCAGCTATACGAAGCAGTGCGCTACCTGTCTGATATCAAAGAAAAGTACGAGTCCACTCCAGAGGAAATCGCAACGGCTGAGCGAAGGCTGCAAGCGGCGGTCAAAGCCTTCACTTATGTGTCGGAAGCTGCAAAAGTTGGCCGCATGAGCTGGTGGACAGCGGAGTATGGAATGGTGGGGTCACTGGATGCACCGAAGATCTACGGGGCTGGATTGTTATCTTCAGTGGGTGAATCAAAAGATGCCATGACAGCTAAGGTTAGGAAACTCCCCTTGAGCCTTGACTGCACCAATTTCTCGTTCAATATAACCGAGCCACAGCCGCAGCTTTTCGTTGCTGAAAACATGCAACACCTCCATGATGTACTCCATGAGTTGGACGATACGCTTTCCTATCGCCTAGGGGGGCAGCCAGCCTTGATCAAGGCTATTGAGTCGGAAGCTGTGACAACCGCCGTCCTCGACTCGGGAATCGCTATTTCAGGGATTCTAGGCCAGTCCATTGCTGAGGACCAAAGCCCGGTGTTCTTAAAGTACCAGGGACCAGTGCAGCTATCATGGCAAGAGAGTGAAATGGACGGCCAGGGTGTGGCTCGCCATGCCCAGGGCTACTCATCACCTTTGGGTCGCTTGAAGCGTTTTCCAAACAAGCCATTTACAAAGTTAACCCTTGCAGAATTAGAAGAACTAAAACTTCGACCAGGGCAAAGGACTGAACTTGAGTATCAGTCTGGTTTCACAGTCCAGGGAACGGTGACTGAACTGATACGTAAGGCTGAAAACCTTGTCCTTGTTACCTTCACAGACTGCCGAGTCACAAGAGGTAGTGAGGTATTTTTCGAACCAGAATGGGGCGAATTTGATCTTATCATCGGCGACCTCGTCGCCTCAGTCTATGGCGGCCCAGCGGATCGTGAAAGCTATGGTGAGCACGAAATCATTGATGCTCAAACTTCTCCAGGTCGCGACATCCCCTATTCCGCGGAAGAGAGACAACTATTCGAGCAATATCAAACAGTCCGCGAATTAAGACAGTCCGAAAACAGAAGCCTAAAGTTAGAGAAAGCGGGAGCGTTGGCTCAGGCAGCCTTAGAGCATACGCCTCAGGAGTGGTTGCTCCTGCTCGAATTGCTAGAGTTAGGGCAAGATCATTTAGGGCTTGCCCCACAGGACCAAGCCTGGCTTGGGGCACTTCAGCAGCATCTAGGGCAGCCACAAAACTTCAGGACCGATGATCAAAGCCTTGTGAAACATGGCTTGTCCCTGCTGAATTAG
- a CDS encoding ABC transporter substrate-binding protein, protein MKYLTLVFLFSSISLYAKSELKLQISDSRIKPWLNFNDGYARSTFNTAVHGQALYFDTSLHIRPGYIKSWEWDYEKKKYTFEIDTSRKYSNGESISAYDFEYVLVKPFISTADTALDRVPLGFIKGVSKLKPGMSFKTGMVDGIRVTNNKSLEVYLASGHSRFLYSLGSRLPALGPISEFKSDHYTFKSIPIGSGPYRVSWSDPNSSTVHLKKVYGDGPSKVILFSEKYGFENDVDVAFGGGISKMYDFLTKNPGKYRRIQSKLPFAIQFLEFNHRAGVAADINFRKAVTYAIDKYSTLTASGSRTPIDQVIPNFSYGYKEKSNQYNLNRAKEIVANLPKAVREREHILLCHGAPGSDPGKYYRFIRDSLVEAGLKVKIELTEDMNTNNLSEKYPLVLYGKYVESYPLTTFAHYLPGNSHVTMPTNEQYEKVFAEAEAVEDLEKKVQLIHRLSEILRENYVVLPLYQRKFIYYKKNHIEAIGSKNEPAWNFNISEVKIHESKRKI, encoded by the coding sequence ATGAAATACCTGACACTAGTATTTTTGTTCAGTTCAATCTCATTGTACGCTAAGAGTGAGTTGAAGCTCCAAATTTCCGACAGCCGGATCAAGCCTTGGCTTAATTTTAACGACGGCTATGCAAGGTCAACGTTTAATACTGCCGTTCACGGTCAGGCCCTTTACTTCGATACCTCACTTCACATAAGGCCTGGCTATATCAAGTCATGGGAGTGGGACTATGAGAAGAAAAAGTATACCTTTGAGATCGATACATCTAGAAAATATTCCAATGGCGAATCCATCTCAGCGTATGACTTTGAGTATGTGCTCGTGAAACCATTTATCTCCACTGCAGATACTGCTTTAGATAGGGTTCCCCTAGGTTTCATAAAAGGGGTTTCTAAGCTAAAGCCTGGAATGTCCTTTAAAACAGGAATGGTAGATGGTATTCGAGTCACTAATAACAAATCATTAGAGGTCTACCTCGCAAGTGGTCACTCTAGATTCTTGTATTCCCTTGGCTCGCGGCTCCCAGCTCTGGGTCCCATTAGCGAATTTAAGAGTGATCACTATACGTTCAAATCAATCCCAATAGGCAGCGGACCCTATCGAGTTTCCTGGTCAGACCCTAATTCGAGTACGGTTCACCTAAAGAAAGTTTACGGGGATGGCCCATCAAAAGTAATCCTATTCAGCGAAAAATATGGGTTTGAAAACGATGTTGATGTCGCATTTGGCGGTGGGATTTCTAAGATGTATGACTTCCTAACAAAAAACCCCGGCAAATACCGACGCATTCAAAGCAAACTGCCTTTCGCAATTCAATTTCTTGAGTTTAATCATCGGGCTGGCGTTGCGGCGGATATTAATTTCAGAAAAGCTGTCACCTACGCAATTGATAAATATAGTACTCTAACAGCATCGGGATCTCGCACACCAATCGATCAAGTCATTCCAAATTTCAGTTATGGTTACAAAGAGAAGTCCAATCAATACAACCTCAATCGAGCCAAGGAAATTGTTGCCAACCTTCCCAAAGCTGTAAGGGAACGAGAGCATATCCTACTTTGTCATGGCGCTCCTGGGTCAGACCCTGGGAAGTACTACAGATTTATACGCGATAGCCTTGTGGAAGCTGGTTTGAAGGTAAAAATTGAGTTAACTGAAGATATGAACACCAACAATCTCTCAGAAAAATACCCCTTGGTTTTATATGGCAAATATGTAGAAAGTTACCCTCTTACTACATTTGCTCACTATCTTCCCGGTAATTCCCACGTCACGATGCCAACCAATGAGCAATATGAGAAGGTTTTTGCTGAGGCAGAGGCAGTTGAAGACCTTGAGAAGAAGGTGCAGCTTATTCATCGTTTGTCAGAGATTCTGAGAGAGAACTATGTGGTGCTACCACTCTATCAAAGGAAATTCATTTACTACAAAAAAAACCACATCGAGGCTATTGGTAGCAAGAACGAGCCAGCTTGGAACTTCAACATCTCCGAGGTCAAGATACATGAGTCGAAACGAAAGATTTAG